From Coffea arabica cultivar ET-39 chromosome 2e, Coffea Arabica ET-39 HiFi, whole genome shotgun sequence, the proteins below share one genomic window:
- the LOC113729122 gene encoding uncharacterized protein: MPLEPQGPYYYFTAEPFTLDTAAQGKVEAGESSVPIGKNLLKRLDRFDEFIRKNQGLSKQGGLDYNELCLFPDMQLPVGFKAPKFSKYDRTGNSKTHIQMFVNKLEKPIDDENLPVRIFPKSLEGDALDWTTLERTKNKPSEDHKTYAKKWRKLAVKVVPPMTEEEIVRTFIKVHDPPYFEEIFYMIECSFAEIINKLEEYDEFVRAGKIVNLSVLKSQLEAMQNQGSSSKKSQFKKKEEETSFVWKQSPSFQLRYQQYPTYSPRYPYQSCPRPVYHTTINHPRFRPNYPNTPPRPFHIYPPNFQIRPRLPYNPRPTSPVNPTYHYQQTNDTQNPTPYRTFTNLCLPVDQLYEQLKATGKIGTVPPKTYSKGFPLGYDPQAFCAYHSGAPGHSTANCWALKHKIQDMIEAGDIILRKRDEQGPSVSKNPLPTHKDTVGAITIDEKIEEPTQYIEDEAEIIGVTGEPFILEEEAYEVKKNPDLLILDMIPFECEPLELIMLELPEQAPVFNRQEVPWNYSEPTILIGREEAPKKEVAAITRSGRIIGAPTVDEPSKSKEKAAPTRPTVTEEEAFNFLRMLKKNEYKVIEQLDKKPAQISMLNLLLTSELHREALLKVLTEAQVPKNIPVDKFTHVVEHILASNQISFSEEDLTTEGIGHNKALYISVRCNGKLLPRVLIDNGSALNICPWNTLVKLGFQESKLHPSATVMRGFDGAKRESMGEVDLVLEIGPAQFQVICQVMDFSSVYNILLGRPWIHTSGVIPSSLHQMLRFVVNGQLITVFAEDDCTMIVNPALEEGGDRKALVSPYHVADIVLVGWVFKDKAVVGMNLPDASVMMGKEMIQGGYEIGKGLEHNLQGVLEPIELQGKKDTFGLGF, encoded by the exons ATGCCGCTTGAACCTCAAGGACCATATTACTATTTCACTGCAGAGCCATTCACACTAGACACCGCTGCCCAAGGAAAAGTTGAAGCTGGAGAATCCTCCGTGCCAATTGGCAAGAATTTGCTAAAAAGGTTGGATCGATTTGATGAATTCATCAGGAAGAATcaaggtttaagcaaacaaGGAGGTTTGGATTATAATGAGTTGTGCCTATTTCCTGATATGCAACTGCCTGTGGGTTTTAAAGCACCCAAATTCAGCAAGTATGACAGAACGGGCAATTCCAAGACACACATTCAAATGTTTGTAAACAAACTAGAGAAGCCGATAGATGATGAGAATCTACCTGTGCGCATATTCCCTAAAAGTCTAGAAGGCGATGCACTAgattg GACCACGCTTGAGAGGACTAAAAACAAGCCATCTGAGGATCACAAGACATATgcgaagaaatggagaaaattggCTGTCAAGGTGGTGCCTCCCATGACTGAAGAAGAAATTGTTCGTACATTCATCAAAGTTCATGACCCGCCCTATTTTGAGGAGATTTTTTATATGATCGAGTGTTCCTTTGCAGAAATTATTAATAAATTGGAAGAGTATGATGAGTTTGTGAGAgcaggaaagattgttaattTGTCAGTTTTGAAATCGCAATTGGAAGCTATGCAAAATCAGGGCAGCAGTAGTAAGAAGTCTCAGTTCAAGAAGAAAGAGGAGGAAACATCATTTGTCTGGAAACAAAGCCCTTCTTTCCAACTTAGATACCAACAATACCCCACCTACTCACCCCGTTACCCATACCAATCATGCCCTCGACCTGTTTACCATACCACCATCAACCATCCTCGATTtcgaccaaattacccaaacacaCCCCCAAGACCATTTCACATTTACCCACCTAATTTTCAGATTAGACCTCGCCTTCCTTATAACCCAAGACCTACTTCACCCGTCAACCCGACTTATCACTATCAACAGACCAATGACACCCAAAATCCAACCCCATACCGAACCTTCACCAATTTATGTCTCCCCGTTGATCAATTATATGAACAGCTCAAAGCCACGGGGAAAATTGGTACGGTACCTCCTAAAACCTATTCTAAAGGATTTCCACTTGGTTATGATCCTCAAGCCTTTTGCGCttatcattcgggagcacctggACATTCAACTGCCAATTGTTGGGCACTTAAACACaaaattcaagacatgattgaaGCTGGAGACATAATTCTGAGAAAGAGAGATGAACAAGGGCCAAGTGTTAGTAAGAATCCTCTTCCTACGCACAAGGATACCGTTGGAGCTATTACCATAGATGAGAAGATCGAAGAACCAACGCAGTACATTGAAGATGAAGCTGAGATAATAGGGGTCACTGGAGAACCATTTATACTGGAGGAGGAAGCCTACgaagtcaagaaaaatcctGATCTCTTAATTCTGGATATGATACCTTTTGAATGTGAACCGTTAGAGCTTATAATGCTTGAATTGCCTGAGCAAGCTCCTGTTTTTAATCGACAAGAAGTTCCATGGAATTACAGCGAGCCGACGATATTGATTGGAAGAGAAGAAGCGCCCAAGAAGGAGGTAGCCGCCATCACTAGATCTGGAAGAATCATAGGTGCACCCACAGTTGATGAACCCtcaaaatcaaaggaaaaagcCGCGCCAACAAGACCAACTGTTACCGAAGAAGAGGCATTCAATTTTCTTAGGATGTTGAAGAAGAACGAGTATAAAGTAATCGAGCAATTGGACAAAAAGCCCGCCCAAATTTCCATGTTGAATCTGCTCTTAACCTCAGAATTGCATAGAGAGGCTTTGCTCAAGGTGCTAACTGAGGCTCAAGTGCCTAAGAATATTCCGGTTGACAAATTCACCCATGTAGTTGAGCATATTTTGGCTTCAAATCAGATTTCTTTTTCTGAAGAAGATTTAACTACTGAGGGGATTGGACACAACAAGGCACTGTATATCTCAGTCCGTTGTAATGGGAAGTTATTGCCGAGAGTTCTGATAGACAATGGATCTGCTTTAAACATCTGTCCATGGAATACCTTGGTTAAGTTGGGATTTCAAGAATCTAAACTTCACCCGTCTGCAACCGTTATGAGAGGATTTGATGGCGCGAAAAGAGAATCAATGGGGGAAGTGGATTTAGTGCTAGAAATCGGACCTGCACAGTTCCAAGTCATATGCCAAGTTATGGATTTCTCGAGTGTTTATAATATTCTACTTGGACGACCTTGGATTCATACTTCGGGTGTGATACCATCTTCGCTCCATCAGATGTTGAGGTTTGTGGTAAATGGACAGTTGATCACGGTGTTTGCAGAGGATGATTGCACCATGATCGTCAATCCCGCATTGGAAGAGGGCGGTGATAGAAAAGCTCTGGTTTCTCCTTACCATGTGGCTGACATCGTTTTAGTAGGTTGGGTATTTAAGGACAAGGCGGTGGTGGGAATGAATCTACCAGATGCTAGCGTTATGATGGGCAAGGAGATGATTCAAGGAGGATACGAGATAGGCAAGGGCCTCGAGCATAACCTGCAAGGAGTTCTAGAACCAATAGAGCTTCAAGGAAAGAAGGACACCTTTGGATTAGGGTTTTAA